GGAAGACGTGCTGGACGACTTCGGCAAGAAGACGAAGAGGACGCATGACGCGTTCAGCGACGCTGAGGCGGAGAATTATGCGGCGTTCAACAGGAAGTAACGGGATGTCCGGCTACGTGGATATGAGGGGGCTGTAGACATGGGCGGCAAGGACATCGACGACTTCGATTATGTCGAAGTCAATCAGTGCGTGTCTGAGAAGCACACCACGCAGTTCGGGCTCGGTTTCGACATGGACCAGATGAAGGACATGGTCCGAGACGCCGACCCGGCCACCGTGCACAGGGTCGCGGGGGCCTGGGATGGCCTCAGCAAGAGCCTCGTCGGAAGCGGTGGGATCAAGGAGAGCCTCGACGCCGCCGTCGAGCACGTCCTCGCCCACTGGGAAGGACAGAGCGCCGACCTGTTCCGGGCGCGGGCACAGGTGATCAGCAAGAAGCTCACCGACAGCTCCAAGTACGCGACCCACACCTCGCAGGCCCTCAAGGGCGCCGCCGTGGTCCTCGAAGACATCAAGCCGCAGGTCATGGCGATGGAGAAGCCGGGCAAGGTCTCCAGCGCCCTCGACTACATCGGCAACATGGGCGACCGCGACGACACGGGCGCGAACAACGCCCTCAAAAGCGGCGCCAGCTCCCAGTCGGCCCTCGACGGCAACTCGGGCAGCCTGTCCGAGGGGCGCGAGGCGCAGCTGCGGATGGCTGTGAAGATGGAGGCGTTGGGGGCGGCTTATAACAGCCGGGCTGCGGAGATGGGGTCGTGGAAGACCAGCAAGGAGAACACTGACGACTACCCCGGCGACCCCGGTGGCGTTGCTCCGGCTCCGGTGATTGTGCCCGCGGAGAGCGCGACGCGAAGCCCGCAGCGCGTTACGTCGGCCACTGCACGCAGTGGCCAGGTCAATACGATCAGCTCCTCCAAGGCCGTAACGCCTCCATCAGGCATCACAGGCGGGGCACACCAGCCGACTGTCTCGCAGCCGCAGGTTGGCACGGCGATTGACGGCGTCTCAGGTGGTCGCACAGGGGCGCCGGTAGTCGGTGGTGGAGGCACAGTCAGTGGTGGTTCTGCCGGCGGCGGTTCAGTCGGTGCCGGAGGAGGCTTCATCGGCAGTGCGGCTGGCGGCGCAGCAGCTGGAGCTGGGGCCGCTCGTGGCGGCATGATCGGTCGTGCCGGTGCCGGTGCCGGTGCCGGTGCCGGCGGTATGGCAGGCCGCGCGGGTGCTGGCGGCGTAGGTGGCGCGGGTGCCGCCAAGGGCGCAGCCGGACGCGTCGGAGGCACGGCTCGTGGTGGTGTAGTCGGTGGGACGTCCAAGTCCGGTGCGGGCGCGGGCAGGGGCACCTCCGGTGGCTCGGGCCTGCACAGCAGCCGCGGTGCCGCAGGAAAGGGAGCCAGCGCTGTCCGTAAGGGCGGCATTGCAGGCGCCCCAGGTTCGCGAACCGGCCGTCGCAAGGAAGACGAGCAGCATGAGGGCGAGCGTCCCGACTACCTGGTCGAGGACGAAGAGACCTGGACCCCGCAGACGAATGCGGCGCCCAAGGTCATCGAGTAGTCGTCAGCGCTCAGACCTCAGCGGCACATGACAGGATGCGTGGGCGTGGCTTCCAAGCCACGCCCACGTTCGGTACTGGGAGAGGGATGACGGCATGGCCTTCACGCGAACAGTGCGTGCACTGAGCGCTGCGGCACTTACTGGCGGGCTGATTCTGGTAGTGGCTCCTGCTGCTTCTGCCGACCAGACCAGACGCGACCAGTGGGCGCTGGACACTCTGCAGGCCCAGGCCGTCTGGAAAATCTCCAAGGGGAAGGGCGTCACGGTTGCCGTAATTGATAGCGGCGTCAATGCCACGCATGTGGATCTGAAAGGCAATGTCCTCAAGGGGCACGATTTTCAAGACGGTGACGACGATTCCAGCCCTGAGGCCACTGACAGTAGCCCTGAACATGGTACGGCCATGGCTTCCGTAATCGCTGCTCATGGGCATGGTGCGGGAGCTGAGGACGGCGTGATGGGGCTTGCTCCTGAAGCCAAGATTCTTCCCATTCGGGACGGTGGCGTCGGGTACGCGGATGAGATCCGCTATGCCGTTGATCACGGAGCTTCGGTCATCAATATGTCAGTTTCCACCACTCGGGAATCGTCTGAAGATCGCGACGCCGTTGCCTATGCTCTCAAGAAAGATGTTCTTGTCGTTACTGCGTCGGGAAACTCGGGAAGAGGCGATGTCGTTGATTACCCGAAGAAGTACCCTGGTGTTCTGACGGTTGGCGGGGTGGATCGAGATGGGGAAATCTGGACGGGTTCCGATTACGGACCCGAAGTTCTCTTGACTGCGCCGGCTACTCGCATTGTGCATGCAGGTTGGCCTGGAAATAAGCTCAGTATTGGAGACGGAACCTCAGACGCTGCTGCTTTCGTGTCGGCTGCCGCAGCTTTGCTACGGTCGAAATTTCCTGATCTTACAGCTGGGCAGATCGCCAATCGCCTCGTCAAGACGGCAACCCTCCCCTCGTCTGCGAAGGGACTCTCCCTTCCTGATGAGAAGTACGGTTACGGAAGTATCCGTCCGCTTGCAGCGCTGACAGAGGATATCCCTGCAGGCTCGAAGTACGGACCGCTCAAGGCTCCAGAGGCAGGGTCTGAGAGCCCGTCCACTGCCGCAACCGCCGGCTCACCCGGCGCCGACGACACTGCCGCGCAGAAAAAGGCCGACCAGAAGCAAATGCTCTTCTTCGTCGTTCTCGGTGTTGTCGCCCTGGTGGTGGTCGGACTCATCGTTCTTCTGATCGTTAAGAAGTCCCGGCGCAACAAGAACAACAGCGGTGGCTCCGGAGGCCCAGCAGGCTACCCGCAGTACGGCCAGCAGTCCGCTCCGCCACACCAGAACCCGTATCAGCAGCAAGTGGCGCCGCAGCAAAACCCGTATCAGCAGCAGTCCACTCCGCCTCACGGCCAGTGGCCGCCGCAGCAGTAACTGCAGGTTTGGTTCGGGGCGGATCTCTCTATGCAGGTTGCGTGGGTGCAGGGACGAGCAGTCGTCCATGTACCCACGTTGCTGTCTTGGGTCAGGTCCCTGAGGCTCGAAGGCACGCGTTCGCTGGTGCAGGGAATACCAACCGCTTGCGATCGCGTGCCATTGCCGGGCAGGAGGTTATCTTCGCCCCTCCTGGCGGCAGTTGTCCGAGGGACAGCCTTTGTGGTGGCATGCACCTTCTCCTCTCCAGGCCGGGCGGTCGACAAGCCCAGTGGCCTGCTCTGCCTGGTCTCGTGAGGGGGCGCCGAGCCCTCTCTGACAGATCCGCCCGCGGCGACTGCGGCCCCAACTGAGGGAATCACCCGCCGAACAGGCGTACGGCGATGAGGGAGCGGAGATGAGCACACGCTCTCAGCTGCCTTCGCCCGGTTGGTATGCCGCATGCGGCGATTCGGGCATCACGAAATCTCCAAAACTCAAGGATAGGCTGCCCTTCGTCGGCGTCGCGGGGGTGGCCGTCCTGCCCCTTGCTTCCATTTGGCGCGCACCGCTTTGTTGCGGCGAAGAAGGGGTTCTAGTTGAGCGGGGAATTCAAGGTCGACCTCGACCATCTGAAGTCGTTCGGTGACACATTGAAGCGATCCGTCGAGGAATTGGAAGGAGCGCGTAAGGCGCTTGCTCATGTCCGCGCCGATCAGATCGGGACAGCGAGGCTGGACGAGGCCTGCGACACCTTCCAAGGCAAGTGGGAGCACGGGACTGAGCAGTTGAAGGAACTGATCAAGACGGTTGGCGAAGGCGTGGAGACAACCATGCTGAGTTACAAGAAGTTCGAGGAGGAGCTGTCGAAGGCCCTCCAGCAGATGGGTGATACGGCGGCTGCGAACGCTGGGGGAACACGCTGATGGCCGCCAACCCTTATCCGAACCTCGGTTGGAATCCGGTTCCTGGTGTGCCGGACGAGGTTTCGGCGCTGCACCAGAAGGTGAAGTCAGCGGCGGAGACCCTGGACAACTGCCATCGCCAGATCGAGCGGCTGCTCGCGGCCAGCTCCACCTGGCAGGGCGATGCGGCGAGTGCCTTCCGGGACTCCCTCGACGGTGATCTCAAGGAGTACATGGGGAACGCAGGGCGGTCCCTCGGGAAGGCCGCCGGCTGGTTGGGCACCTGGGACGGCGACCTGGCATCGCACCGCGATCTGGCGAAGAAGTACGACGACGCGGCCCGGGAGAAGAAGTCCGAGGTCGTCAAGGCTCAACAGCATCATGACGAGGCAGGTCGGGCCCCCGACCTCAAACTGGCAGGGAAGGAGTACCCCAGCCAGGCGGAGGCCGATGCCGCGACGGCGCGCCTGCGTGCCGCCGAGGGCGCGCTGAACGAGGCAACCACCCAGCTCAACAACACCACCACCGCGTACGACGACGTCATCAAGAAGGCGCGCACGCTGGAGGACGAGCACACCCAGCGGGCGGATTTCATCGCGGGCAAGCTGGACGAGGCCGACGACAAGTTGGCGCCGAAGGAGCCCGGTTGGCTCAGCAAGACGGTGCAAGCGATCGGCGATGCCCTCGCGTGGGTCGGGGAGCAGATCCTGGAGCACGCCGGAACCATCGGGGCGATCGCTGGTCTCCTGGCGCTCCTGCCGACGCCTGCCGCTCCGATCTTTCTGGCGATCGCCGTAGGGGCGAGTGCCTTGTCCATGACCAAGAACCTCGCGAGTGAAGATTTCAGGGATGCGTTGACCGGCCAGTACGGGTGGAAGGAAGGCTTGTTCGCGGGCGCCTCCCTCGCCGGTGATGCCCTTGGAATGGTGCCCGGAGTCGGGGCTCTCGCCAAGGCTGGAGGCGAAGTAGGACTCGTTGCGGCGGCAGCCCGGGAAGGCGGTGAGGCCGTGTCACTGGGAGCGAAGTTCAGCAAGTTCGGGAGTGAAATCGTGCCCGCCTTCAATTTCAAGGCTCTTGAGGCGGCGACCGATCCCAACGTTGGAAAGCTCGCCTACTCGATCCAGGGCGTCAACGTCGCGGGAAACCTAGCATCGTCGTTGGAGTCGGCCGGAGTGCTTCCGAAGGGCGGACCGGGACACGACGCCGCTGAGGTGACGAAGATGGGGGCCGCATCGACCGGTCTCAAGGGTGGGGTTACGGACATTGTGCGTGACCTGGGTGACTTGGTGACAGGGGTTCGGCTGTGAACGGCTTTCTGGACATCGCGCCACCTGAGCCGAAGCCGGACTTCTGGTACGTCCTCCCGCACGGTTACGTCAGGTTGGATCTCCAGCCGACGGCCGAAGGGCTTCAGCAGGTGTCGCGCCAGGTGAATGAGCTTCCCGGTGAAGCCCGTGACCGCGCCGCGCAGGTGTTCCGCCTGTACACGGTCGTCGTGGCGATGCTTCAGAAGCATCAGGTCCAGGGATGTGCCATCGGAATGCACCCCGATGGCAACGGAAATCCCTCGCTGTCCGTCCTCACGGTCTCCACGCTCTCGACCCCGGAAGCGAATCCCAAAGCCGCGCTGACGCGGATGCTGGCAAACGCCGGAACGGTACCTGGCGACGGCGTCGTGCCAGTGAGGCTTCCGATCGGTTCGGGGTTCCTGATCGAGACGGAGCGGCGCACTGTGGCGCCAGTCGCTCCGCCCGTGGGGCAGGAGGAGCCTCAGGAGGGAACTGTCTGGCAAGGGACCGTGGCTATCCCCGACGTGCGTTCGTCATCGGTGATCACTGTGCAGTTGGTGACCTCGGCGGTGGAGCTCGCTGACGACTACCGCGGAGTGTTGCTGGGTGTCGCCCGCACAGTGACGTTCACTGATCCCGCCGTACCGGCCGAGGCGAATCGTAGCTCTGGCATGGAAGAAGGAAGTCCCTTCGGATGAAGATGAGAAAAGGCGATGGTGGGGTTGAGCCGCAGTCGGCGCAGCCTCCTTACCCAACCGATGGAACTGACTTCCGGGGGGCATTGAGACATCACTACGTTTTCGCCCTGAAGCGCTTTGCCCGGCTAGGACCCATCTTCCTGGCCGTTTGGCTCTTCGTGTTTTTCTCGAAGATCGGTTCCCTTTTCTTGCTGGGAATCGTAGGGTGCTTCGGATTCGCTTTCACGGTGATCTCCCTGTGGAGCCGTGTGCTCTGGATCCTGAAGTGCTCCCGAGTTTTCCGCACCTACCCCCTCGAATTTAGAGGGCCGGTCACCAAGGTGAACCGGGACGGCGAGTTGCTGTTCCTCCGATTTGCGGATCAGGGCAATGAAGCCACGATGCGTGCGAAAAATCCTCTGAGGCGTCCAGAATGGCCTGAAGGGATTTCGGGCGGCGTGTGGTTCGCTGGTGACGACCCGTTCGGCGGTGCGGCCATAGTGCCGGGATCCGGTGAGCTGCTGTTCATGCAGCCGAACGCGTGGAAGCTGTTCGCGGATAAGCGGAATGATGCGGGGACCGAACGGAAAAGGCAGGCACGGCGAGCCTGGATTTCATGGCGTGTCACCTTCCGTCTCCGCGTCTTTGGAACATAGGCATGCGGTGTGTCGAGCTCAGTCATCACCGCGGCAGGGGTTCGACGTAGTCACAGTTGAGTGAGCGCCGGTTACGAGACCGCCGGACACAGCACCCGACATGACGCCGGAAGTGCAGTCGTCCAGCTTTGTCGCCGGCCCGATCGGTTCTTCGGCATCCACGCTGAGTGTTCCTGGTGTGGACGGCATGTGCCGTCCCATCGGTCGACGCGTCACCGGACGGGGTGGTTTTTCCCGACCGTGGAGACAGGCCGTCTGGGGGAGGGGTGAACTGTCCTCGTCAGCGTGAGGAGTGGGACGGCTCGTCCTCACAACCCGCCGAAGACCACTCCGCGCCAGGTCCAGCCGGACTTGAGGACGGTGTCCCGCAGGGGGTTGACCAATTCTGCGCTGTCGAAGCGGAAGGTCTCCGTTGCTTCGAGGCCGTCACCGTCTCCTAATCGAGCCCGTCGGCGGGTGGAGATGGTCCTGCTTGGTCCGCGCGTGTACCGCGACGAGACCTTGAGCGTCGGAGGATTGCCGATGCGGTCGACCTCCCACCCTTCCTGCAAGGTGCGTACCTCGTACTCCTCGTGGTCCAGGCGCATACGGATGCGTACGGCCCGAGACAGTTGGGACTGGAGAAAGAAGGCCTGCCAGGTCGGTTCCGCCAGTCGCCATTCCGCGACGAGGTCGGCGTCTTCGGGGGCGCCGTCGCGGATGAAGTAGGGGAGGTCGGGTCGGTTGAGGCCGAGGAGGGTCGTCCGGACGTCCTTGGCCGAGGCCGGTACTGAACCGTCGGAGGGGCGCTGGGTACCGGTCAACTTGTCGAAGATTCCCACGCAAGCAACCTACGAGGATTCGAGTGCGGGTGGTGTGAAGCATTGATGGTCGGCGAGTGGGGATGTCGCTGCGATTCGTTGCCTGTTTCGAACTTGCGTCTGCCTTTCGCTGATTCTTGTGTCGAGCAGGCTGATTCTGGCGAGTAGAATCGGCCGCTGTTCGTGAATACACGAGCGTGGTCGACGGGCACGTGATGTGCCAACGTGGGTCCCTCGCGAGTTCCGCTAAGCTGCGACGGCCGTAACGGCGTTGAGAAGTGGTGTCGTGGTGCCCCGGAGGTTTTCAGGCGATAACTTCGCCGATATGGACCCAAGTTGGAGTGCTGGGCGATCGTTGTTTAAATGATCGTGCAAGCCCGCCCGAAATCACATACTCACGGGGTTACTTATGAAGACGTCAGCTCTGTCCACCCGGCATGCCGTCACCGTGCTCGCTTGTGCCGCTGCGCTCGTGTCACTCACGGCCTGCAACAGTGACAGTGGCTCCGCAGACTCCGCAGACTCCGCAGCCGGCTCAACGCCCTCCAAGGCCGCGAATGCCAGTCCCGCCGCCAAGGCGAACGGAATCGAAAAGCTCTCCGTGAAGGAGATCTACAACACGGCGATGAAGACCAATGCCGAGGCGGGATCCTTCCACGAGAAAATGGAGCGCGAGGGCACCAAGAGCGATCTGCGGCTCTCCGCGACGGAATGTGTCGGCACCGTCGACCTCTCGGAGAAGGGGTCCTTCGAGATCGTCCGCAAGGGCAACGACATCTGGGCCAAGCCTGACGCGGCGTTCGCCAAGGGAATGAACTCGGCGCTCGGCAAGAACGCGCTCTCCGACAAGAAGTGGGCCCACGGGACCCCGGCCAACGCGCTGATGGCGAAGCTTGCCAGCTGGTGCCACCAGGAGCAGTTCACCGCTCCCGACACGCTCGGCGCCGACTCCAAGGCGACCAAGGGCAAGGCCACCACGGTGGGCGGCCAGCAGGTGGTCCCGCTCGTCCTGGCGGGCAAGGGGGATTCCGTCACGTGGTACGTGGCGACCACGGGCAAGCCGTACTTCATCAAGCAGGACAGCACCCGTGACGACATGCAGGACCTCACGGACTCCGGCTTCGGCACATCGGTGGGCGCGAAGGCGCCGACCGGGGCTGTCGTGGCGGCACCCAAAGTCTGATCTGCGGTGAGTGAGACGGCTCGGCGGGCAGGTGCACGTCGAGCCGATCGTGTTCGTGTCTGACGCTACGGTGAACGGTGGTCCACGCAAAGGAAGATCCGGTATCTTCGGCCTACTGGATTGGCATGTCCTCGCCCGCGGCGCCCAGCGCGCGGCTCGGCCGAACTGGGCACCCCACGCCGTACGGATGAGACGGGAACCGTGGGCCGGGGAGCGAGCGGCATGCCCACCACTTTTCACAACGGGGATGGGACAAGGGATGAGTACTCCCTTTGATGCACCAAAGCACGGTGGAACACCTCAGACGCGGCTGAACTCCGTGCCCGCGGACGGCGGCGGAGGGGGCGGTGGCGGCGGGACCAACGTCGACACCCAGCGCCTCGACGAGGCCGCCAACGCCCTCGTCGAGCTGCGCGGTGACACCGAGAACGCCGACAACGGTGCCGACGACGACTGCCTGAGCGCCTCACGCGGCCTGAACAAGCACACCGCCGGTGGCATGGCGGAGGGCGGGTCATGGGCCACGGCCGGCTCCCTGGTGACCATGGACGTCCGTTGGGGCTCCCAGGTCATCAATCTCAAGCGTCTGCTCCAGGACATCAGCGACAAGCTCCACACCACCTCCGGTCACTACACCAGTACCGAACAGGAGGAGCAGGCCCGGCAGCACTCGATCAGCACGCCCTTCGGGTGACCGTGGCCGTCCGGGCGGCCTTCGCGCTGTCCGGTCAGCCCATCGAGCCGGACCGGAACCCCCTCACTAGGAGCTGTCGCACATGGTGTCCATCCCCTACCTCGACAAGGCCGACCTCGCCCCGCTGGCCGACGCCGCCGCGTCCTGGAAGGCGCTGCCGGCCAAGTACGACGCGCTGCAAAGGGAGTTCGAGCAGCGGGTCGTCAACCACCTCAAGGGCCACTGGGACGGCGACGCGGCCCAAGCCGCCTTCGTGACCATGGGCAAGGCCCGCACGGAGTACGAGAACGCCGCGACCGAGGCGGAGCGCATCGCCAAGCTGCTGCTGGACGCGCACGGCGAGTTCACCGCCTCCCAGAAGCAGTTGCACGCCCTGCTCGACGAGGCCCGCACCGACCACTACAAGGTCTACGACGACGGGCGCATCGAGGACGTCGACCCGCGGCAGGACAGCCCGACCGCGTCCGCGTCGCCCGGCCTCGCCGAGGAACGCAAGAAGAAGCTGGACTCGCTCGTCTCCCGGCTCACGCGGGTCCTCGAACTGGCCACCGCCGCAGATGAGGCCGCCAGTTCGGCTCTTGAGCGTGACGCCAACGGCGACAGTCAGTCCTTCAACACCAGCGTCTACACCACCCTCGACTCCGTCGAGGCCGACCAGGCGTCCGCGCTGATGAACAAGAAGGGCCGTCTCAGCGACGCCGAGATCACCAAGCTCAACCTGCTGCTCTCCGCCAACAAGAACGACCCCGAGTTCTCACGGGAGTTCGCGGTCAAGACCGGCGGCGAGAACATGCTGAGCAAGTACAACGAGCTCATGAGTCCGCCGGCCGGCACCACCCTCTCCAAGGAGCAGCTGGCCCAACTCAAGCAGCTCAAGGCGAACTTGGGCACCACCATCGGTACGGCGACGACGTCGGACGACCAGCGCAAGGGCGGTCCCGACCCGGACATCACCAAGTTCCAGAACGACCTCCTCAAGGCGGGCCAGCGGGACTTCAACGCCAACCCCACCGAGTCGCCGTACGGCCTCAGCGGCTACCAGCTCACCAGCAGCCTGATGAGCGAGGGCAAGTGGGACAAGGACTTCCTCCAGGACTACGGCGACGCGCTGATCACCGCGGAGAAGAACGGCGCCAACGCCGGGCAGAACCCGGACGCCTACTGGGGGTATCCGCGGACGCTGGGCACGACCAACATCGGGGCGCTCGACCCGATGACGGGGTACATGGACGCGCTGGGGCACAACCCGGAGGCATCCACCGAATTCTTCGGCTCGGACACCACGGTCGATGGCGAGAAGGTCGATCACTACGACTACATGATGAAGGACCGGCACTGGCCCGAGGGCGCCGGCTACACGGGCGACGACAAGAACCCGAACGGCTACAACAACCTCGGTCACGCCCTGGAATCCGCTACGACCGGGCACGCGTACGACACCTCGATCCCCAACCCGCTTCCCAAGCACACCACCGATCAGGCAGAACTCACCTCAAGGATCATCTCGGATGTGTCCCAGCATCCCGATCTCGCCCACAAGGGCATGAACGACAGCCTGGGCCGCATGTCCGCCGAGTACATGCCCGACATCAATCGCGCCCTGGCCAACGATGAGAAGGGCTTGGACAAGCTCTACCCCGAAGGCGACAGCGCACCGGCGACCATCAGCGACAAGAGTGAACGTGACGTCACGCGATTCCTGTACACGGTCGGCCAGGATCCGGACGGATACGCGGCGATCAACTACGGTCAGACGCAGTACACCAGCTCGCTGATGCAGTATCACCTTGAGCATCCGGGGGCCTACGACATCTCGGCGACCGAGAAGATCGAGAAGATCAGCACGAACTCGGCGGAGGTCGAGGGCATCATCGGCACCGCCCGCAAGGATGCGGTCATCCACGAAAAGGTCGCGGACGACGCGGTGTTCAACAGTCGCATCGAGGCGGCGGGGGACTGGGCGAAGACCGGTGTCGGTATCGGTATCGGTGCAGGGACGGCCACCATTGCTTCTCCGGCAGGCGGGGCCGTGGCCGGTGCCGCAGCCGAGTGGGTCAGTGGTCAGGTGATCGACTCGATGGTTTCCGGTGCCTCCAGGGATTCGCTGGGCGAGGTCGTCTACAGCACGGGTGGAGAGGTCGAGGATCGCAAGAGGTCCTTCATGGCGGTCACCAGCGATGCCGCGATGCTCGCGAACGAGCGGGCCGAGACCGGGCTGAGCCAGGAACAGGTGGACACCGCGGTGAGCAAGGGACTCAACAGCGGCCACGGAAACGCCAAGGACAACCTGGACGACTTCGCCAGTGATCTGGATGCCGATACTTCCGGCCTGGGAAGTTGAGAGGCCAGCCCGTGACCGACCCTACTCACCCCACACCCGAG
This is a stretch of genomic DNA from Streptomyces sp. NBC_00285. It encodes these proteins:
- a CDS encoding DUF6317 family protein — translated: MSGEFKVDLDHLKSFGDTLKRSVEELEGARKALAHVRADQIGTARLDEACDTFQGKWEHGTEQLKELIKTVGEGVETTMLSYKKFEEELSKALQQMGDTAAANAGGTR
- a CDS encoding WXG100 family type VII secretion target translates to MGGKDIDDFDYVEVNQCVSEKHTTQFGLGFDMDQMKDMVRDADPATVHRVAGAWDGLSKSLVGSGGIKESLDAAVEHVLAHWEGQSADLFRARAQVISKKLTDSSKYATHTSQALKGAAVVLEDIKPQVMAMEKPGKVSSALDYIGNMGDRDDTGANNALKSGASSQSALDGNSGSLSEGREAQLRMAVKMEALGAAYNSRAAEMGSWKTSKENTDDYPGDPGGVAPAPVIVPAESATRSPQRVTSATARSGQVNTISSSKAVTPPSGITGGAHQPTVSQPQVGTAIDGVSGGRTGAPVVGGGGTVSGGSAGGGSVGAGGGFIGSAAGGAAAGAGAARGGMIGRAGAGAGAGAGGMAGRAGAGGVGGAGAAKGAAGRVGGTARGGVVGGTSKSGAGAGRGTSGGSGLHSSRGAAGKGASAVRKGGIAGAPGSRTGRRKEDEQHEGERPDYLVEDEETWTPQTNAAPKVIE
- a CDS encoding WXG100 family type VII secretion target, whose protein sequence is MAANPYPNLGWNPVPGVPDEVSALHQKVKSAAETLDNCHRQIERLLAASSTWQGDAASAFRDSLDGDLKEYMGNAGRSLGKAAGWLGTWDGDLASHRDLAKKYDDAAREKKSEVVKAQQHHDEAGRAPDLKLAGKEYPSQAEADAATARLRAAEGALNEATTQLNNTTTAYDDVIKKARTLEDEHTQRADFIAGKLDEADDKLAPKEPGWLSKTVQAIGDALAWVGEQILEHAGTIGAIAGLLALLPTPAAPIFLAIAVGASALSMTKNLASEDFRDALTGQYGWKEGLFAGASLAGDALGMVPGVGALAKAGGEVGLVAAAAREGGEAVSLGAKFSKFGSEIVPAFNFKALEAATDPNVGKLAYSIQGVNVAGNLASSLESAGVLPKGGPGHDAAEVTKMGAASTGLKGGVTDIVRDLGDLVTGVRL
- a CDS encoding S8 family serine peptidase; protein product: MAFTRTVRALSAAALTGGLILVVAPAASADQTRRDQWALDTLQAQAVWKISKGKGVTVAVIDSGVNATHVDLKGNVLKGHDFQDGDDDSSPEATDSSPEHGTAMASVIAAHGHGAGAEDGVMGLAPEAKILPIRDGGVGYADEIRYAVDHGASVINMSVSTTRESSEDRDAVAYALKKDVLVVTASGNSGRGDVVDYPKKYPGVLTVGGVDRDGEIWTGSDYGPEVLLTAPATRIVHAGWPGNKLSIGDGTSDAAAFVSAAAALLRSKFPDLTAGQIANRLVKTATLPSSAKGLSLPDEKYGYGSIRPLAALTEDIPAGSKYGPLKAPEAGSESPSTAATAGSPGADDTAAQKKADQKQMLFFVVLGVVALVVVGLIVLLIVKKSRRNKNNSGGSGGPAGYPQYGQQSAPPHQNPYQQQVAPQQNPYQQQSTPPHGQWPPQQ